The Primulina eburnea isolate SZY01 chromosome 6, ASM2296580v1, whole genome shotgun sequence genome contains a region encoding:
- the LOC140833751 gene encoding metal tolerance protein 2 isoform X1, translating to MGFRLLIKLSPFHKSCISRISSSSQSYNSNIFKKCAAAQASVNSELYGHSIPYAENSSFKIHKRWHVGNTHHQHEGRNSCSGEQGERVFRLGLAADIGLAAGKSLTGYLSGSTAIIADAAHSVSDVVLSGVALLSFKAARVPKDKEHPYGHGKFETLGALAISGVLLATAGGIAWHAFDVLLEIFSAAPEIVNQSLAHDHLHDNHHHGHHHGIDMNHPILALNMTLISIAVKEGLYWITKMAGERTGSGLMKANAWHHRADAVSSIVALVGVGGSILGVRFLDPLAGLLVSGMILKAGIESGYQSVLELVDAAVPSQHLELFKDTILAVEGVKGYNHLRGRRAGSSLYLDVDIEVDPFSSVSAAHDVGENVRRQIQQSHPEVSEVFIHIEPSTSHISPDIINNQRNFKNSEHQSGTATLEQTDVEDNVSNILSSNFPEKMVVERITRHMLQGQIFLEIEVSMPPEMLIREAVKVSKEAEKKILEAMPNIMLVSIQLRLGQPMPELQQ from the exons ATGGGGTTTAGGTTGTTGATCAAGCTCAGCCCATTTCACAAATCTTGCATATCAAGGATCTCATCATCGTCACAGTCCTACAATTCCAACATTTTCAAGAAATGTGCTGCAGCTCAAGCTTCCGTGAATTCTGAGTTGTATGGTCATTCGATTCCTTATGCAGAAAACTCAAGCTTCAAGATTCATAAGCGGTGGCACGTGGGTAACACGCATCACCAGCATGAGGGGCGGAACAGCTGTTCTGGTGAACAGGGTGAGAGGGTTTTCCGGCTTGGTCTTGCGGCGGATATTGGCTTGGCTGCCGGAAAATCTTTAACCGGGTACCTTTCTGGTAGTACTGCGATTATTGCTGATGCGGCCCATTCGGTTTCTGATGTG GTATTGAGTGGGGTGGCATTGTTATCGTTTAAGGCTGCGAGAGTACCAAAGGACAAAGAACACCCATACG GACACGGTAAATTTGAGACTTTAGGAGCCCTAGCGATTTCTGGCGTGCTTTTGGCAACTGCTGGAGgcattgcatggcatgctttcGATGTCTTGTTG GAAATCTTTTCGGCTGCACCTGAAATTGTTAATCAGTCCTTGGCTCATGATCACCTGCATGATAATCATCACCATGGGCACCACCATGGAATCGACATGAACCACCCGATTCTTGCATTGAATATGACTCTGATATCTATAGCTGTTAAGGAAGG GCTATACTGGATAACAAAGATGGCAGGTGAGAGAACAGGCAGTGGCCTTATGAAAGCAAATGCTTGGCATCATCGTGCTGATGCTGTTTCATCAATAGTGGCTCTCGTTGGGGTTG GTGGATCTATTCTCGGGGTCAGGTTTCTGGATCCTCTTGCTGGACTTCTTGTCTCTGGGATGATTCTAAAAGCTGGAATTGAAAGTGGTTACCAGAG TGTCTTGGAACTGGTGGATGCTGCTGTTCCATCACAGCATCTGGAACTTTTTAAAGACACAATTCTGGCAGTCGAGGGAGTCAAG GGATACAACCACCTCAGAGGAAGACGAGCTGGTTCGTCCTTATATCTTGATGTTGATATCGAG GTAGATCCTTTTTCTAGTGTTAGTGCTGCACATGATGTTGGAGAAAATGTACGTCGCCAAATTCAGCAATCCCATCCTGAAGTATCTGAAGTCTTCATACATATAG AGCCATCAACTTCACACATATCGCCTGACATAATTAACAATCAAAGAAACTTCAAAAACTCGGAGCACCAGAGTGGCACCGCCACATTGGAGCAAACAGATGTTGAGGATAATGTTTCCAATATATTGTCCTCCAATTTCCCAGAG AAAATGGTAGTCGAGCGCATTACTCGGCACATGCTGCAAGGACAGATATTTCTTGAAATCGAGGTTTCCATGCCACCCGAGATGTTGATCAG GGAGGCAGTAAAAGTTTCGAAAGAAGCAGAGAAAAAGATTCTGGAGGCTATGCCGAATATTATGCTCGTCTCCATTCAGCTGCGGCTCGGCCAGCCGATGCCCGAGTTGCAACAGTGA
- the LOC140833751 gene encoding metal tolerance protein 2 isoform X4 — protein sequence MGFRLLIKLSPFHKSCISRISSSSQSYNSNIFKKCAAAQASVNSELYGHSIPYAENSSFKIHKRWHVGNTHHQHEGRNSCSGEQGERVFRLGLAADIGLAAGKSLTGYLSGSTAIIADAAHSVSDVVLSGVALLSFKAARVPKDKEHPYGHGKFETLGALAISGVLLATAGGIAWHAFDVLLEIFSAAPEIVNQSLAHDHLHDNHHHGHHHGIDMNHPILALNMTLISIAVKEGLYWITKMAGERTGSGLMKANAWHHRADAVSSIVALVGVGGSILGVRFLDPLAGLLVSGMILKAGIESGYQRDTTTSEEDELVRPYILMLISRSFF from the exons ATGGGGTTTAGGTTGTTGATCAAGCTCAGCCCATTTCACAAATCTTGCATATCAAGGATCTCATCATCGTCACAGTCCTACAATTCCAACATTTTCAAGAAATGTGCTGCAGCTCAAGCTTCCGTGAATTCTGAGTTGTATGGTCATTCGATTCCTTATGCAGAAAACTCAAGCTTCAAGATTCATAAGCGGTGGCACGTGGGTAACACGCATCACCAGCATGAGGGGCGGAACAGCTGTTCTGGTGAACAGGGTGAGAGGGTTTTCCGGCTTGGTCTTGCGGCGGATATTGGCTTGGCTGCCGGAAAATCTTTAACCGGGTACCTTTCTGGTAGTACTGCGATTATTGCTGATGCGGCCCATTCGGTTTCTGATGTG GTATTGAGTGGGGTGGCATTGTTATCGTTTAAGGCTGCGAGAGTACCAAAGGACAAAGAACACCCATACG GACACGGTAAATTTGAGACTTTAGGAGCCCTAGCGATTTCTGGCGTGCTTTTGGCAACTGCTGGAGgcattgcatggcatgctttcGATGTCTTGTTG GAAATCTTTTCGGCTGCACCTGAAATTGTTAATCAGTCCTTGGCTCATGATCACCTGCATGATAATCATCACCATGGGCACCACCATGGAATCGACATGAACCACCCGATTCTTGCATTGAATATGACTCTGATATCTATAGCTGTTAAGGAAGG GCTATACTGGATAACAAAGATGGCAGGTGAGAGAACAGGCAGTGGCCTTATGAAAGCAAATGCTTGGCATCATCGTGCTGATGCTGTTTCATCAATAGTGGCTCTCGTTGGGGTTG GTGGATCTATTCTCGGGGTCAGGTTTCTGGATCCTCTTGCTGGACTTCTTGTCTCTGGGATGATTCTAAAAGCTGGAATTGAAAGTGGTTACCAGAG GGATACAACCACCTCAGAGGAAGACGAGCTGGTTCGTCCTTATATCTTGATGTTGATATCGAG ATCCTTTTTCTAG
- the LOC140833751 gene encoding metal tolerance protein 2 isoform X5: protein MGFRLLIKLSPFHKSCISRISSSSQSYNSNIFKKCAAAQASVNSELYGHSIPYAENSSFKIHKRWHVGNTHHQHEGRNSCSGEQGERVFRLGLAADIGLAAGKSLTGYLSGSTAIIADAAHSVSDVVLSGVALLSFKAARVPKDKEHPYGHGKFETLGALAISGVLLATAGGIAWHAFDVLLEIFSAAPEIVNQSLAHDHLHDNHHHGHHHGIDMNHPILALNMTLISIAVKEGLYWITKMAGERTGSGLMKANAWHHRADAVSSIVALVGVGGSILGVRFLDPLAGLLVSGMILKAGIESGYQRDTTTSEEDELVRPYILMLISR, encoded by the exons ATGGGGTTTAGGTTGTTGATCAAGCTCAGCCCATTTCACAAATCTTGCATATCAAGGATCTCATCATCGTCACAGTCCTACAATTCCAACATTTTCAAGAAATGTGCTGCAGCTCAAGCTTCCGTGAATTCTGAGTTGTATGGTCATTCGATTCCTTATGCAGAAAACTCAAGCTTCAAGATTCATAAGCGGTGGCACGTGGGTAACACGCATCACCAGCATGAGGGGCGGAACAGCTGTTCTGGTGAACAGGGTGAGAGGGTTTTCCGGCTTGGTCTTGCGGCGGATATTGGCTTGGCTGCCGGAAAATCTTTAACCGGGTACCTTTCTGGTAGTACTGCGATTATTGCTGATGCGGCCCATTCGGTTTCTGATGTG GTATTGAGTGGGGTGGCATTGTTATCGTTTAAGGCTGCGAGAGTACCAAAGGACAAAGAACACCCATACG GACACGGTAAATTTGAGACTTTAGGAGCCCTAGCGATTTCTGGCGTGCTTTTGGCAACTGCTGGAGgcattgcatggcatgctttcGATGTCTTGTTG GAAATCTTTTCGGCTGCACCTGAAATTGTTAATCAGTCCTTGGCTCATGATCACCTGCATGATAATCATCACCATGGGCACCACCATGGAATCGACATGAACCACCCGATTCTTGCATTGAATATGACTCTGATATCTATAGCTGTTAAGGAAGG GCTATACTGGATAACAAAGATGGCAGGTGAGAGAACAGGCAGTGGCCTTATGAAAGCAAATGCTTGGCATCATCGTGCTGATGCTGTTTCATCAATAGTGGCTCTCGTTGGGGTTG GTGGATCTATTCTCGGGGTCAGGTTTCTGGATCCTCTTGCTGGACTTCTTGTCTCTGGGATGATTCTAAAAGCTGGAATTGAAAGTGGTTACCAGAG GGATACAACCACCTCAGAGGAAGACGAGCTGGTTCGTCCTTATATCTTGATGTTGATATCGAG GTAG
- the LOC140833751 gene encoding metal tolerance protein 2 isoform X2, translating to MGFRLLIKLSPFHKSCISRISSSSQSYNSNIFKKCAAAQASVNSELYGHSIPYAENSSFKIHKRWHVGNTHHQHEGRNSCSGEQGERVFRLGLAADIGLAAGKSLTGYLSGSTAIIADAAHSVSDVVLSGVALLSFKAARVPKDKEHPYGHGKFETLGALAISGVLLATAGGIAWHAFDVLLEIFSAAPEIVNQSLAHDHLHDNHHHGHHHGIDMNHPILALNMTLISIAVKEGLYWITKMAGERTGSGLMKANAWHHRADAVSSIVALVGVGGSILGVRFLDPLAGLLVSGMILKAGIESGYQSVLELVDAAVPSQHLELFKDTILAVEGVKGYNHLRGRRAGSSLYLDVDIEILFLVLVLHMMLEKMYVAKFSNPILKYLKSSYI from the exons ATGGGGTTTAGGTTGTTGATCAAGCTCAGCCCATTTCACAAATCTTGCATATCAAGGATCTCATCATCGTCACAGTCCTACAATTCCAACATTTTCAAGAAATGTGCTGCAGCTCAAGCTTCCGTGAATTCTGAGTTGTATGGTCATTCGATTCCTTATGCAGAAAACTCAAGCTTCAAGATTCATAAGCGGTGGCACGTGGGTAACACGCATCACCAGCATGAGGGGCGGAACAGCTGTTCTGGTGAACAGGGTGAGAGGGTTTTCCGGCTTGGTCTTGCGGCGGATATTGGCTTGGCTGCCGGAAAATCTTTAACCGGGTACCTTTCTGGTAGTACTGCGATTATTGCTGATGCGGCCCATTCGGTTTCTGATGTG GTATTGAGTGGGGTGGCATTGTTATCGTTTAAGGCTGCGAGAGTACCAAAGGACAAAGAACACCCATACG GACACGGTAAATTTGAGACTTTAGGAGCCCTAGCGATTTCTGGCGTGCTTTTGGCAACTGCTGGAGgcattgcatggcatgctttcGATGTCTTGTTG GAAATCTTTTCGGCTGCACCTGAAATTGTTAATCAGTCCTTGGCTCATGATCACCTGCATGATAATCATCACCATGGGCACCACCATGGAATCGACATGAACCACCCGATTCTTGCATTGAATATGACTCTGATATCTATAGCTGTTAAGGAAGG GCTATACTGGATAACAAAGATGGCAGGTGAGAGAACAGGCAGTGGCCTTATGAAAGCAAATGCTTGGCATCATCGTGCTGATGCTGTTTCATCAATAGTGGCTCTCGTTGGGGTTG GTGGATCTATTCTCGGGGTCAGGTTTCTGGATCCTCTTGCTGGACTTCTTGTCTCTGGGATGATTCTAAAAGCTGGAATTGAAAGTGGTTACCAGAG TGTCTTGGAACTGGTGGATGCTGCTGTTCCATCACAGCATCTGGAACTTTTTAAAGACACAATTCTGGCAGTCGAGGGAGTCAAG GGATACAACCACCTCAGAGGAAGACGAGCTGGTTCGTCCTTATATCTTGATGTTGATATCGAG ATCCTTTTTCTAGTGTTAGTGCTGCACATGATGTTGGAGAAAATGTACGTCGCCAAATTCAGCAATCCCATCCTGAAGTATCTGAAGTCTTCATACATATAG
- the LOC140833751 gene encoding metal tolerance protein C1 isoform X3: protein MMVLLLSGHGKFETLGALAISGVLLATAGGIAWHAFDVLLEIFSAAPEIVNQSLAHDHLHDNHHHGHHHGIDMNHPILALNMTLISIAVKEGLYWITKMAGERTGSGLMKANAWHHRADAVSSIVALVGVGGSILGVRFLDPLAGLLVSGMILKAGIESGYQSVLELVDAAVPSQHLELFKDTILAVEGVKGYNHLRGRRAGSSLYLDVDIEVDPFSSVSAAHDVGENVRRQIQQSHPEVSEVFIHIEPSTSHISPDIINNQRNFKNSEHQSGTATLEQTDVEDNVSNILSSNFPEKMVVERITRHMLQGQIFLEIEVSMPPEMLIREAVKVSKEAEKKILEAMPNIMLVSIQLRLGQPMPELQQ, encoded by the exons ATGATGGTCTTGCTTCTTTCAGGACACGGTAAATTTGAGACTTTAGGAGCCCTAGCGATTTCTGGCGTGCTTTTGGCAACTGCTGGAGgcattgcatggcatgctttcGATGTCTTGTTG GAAATCTTTTCGGCTGCACCTGAAATTGTTAATCAGTCCTTGGCTCATGATCACCTGCATGATAATCATCACCATGGGCACCACCATGGAATCGACATGAACCACCCGATTCTTGCATTGAATATGACTCTGATATCTATAGCTGTTAAGGAAGG GCTATACTGGATAACAAAGATGGCAGGTGAGAGAACAGGCAGTGGCCTTATGAAAGCAAATGCTTGGCATCATCGTGCTGATGCTGTTTCATCAATAGTGGCTCTCGTTGGGGTTG GTGGATCTATTCTCGGGGTCAGGTTTCTGGATCCTCTTGCTGGACTTCTTGTCTCTGGGATGATTCTAAAAGCTGGAATTGAAAGTGGTTACCAGAG TGTCTTGGAACTGGTGGATGCTGCTGTTCCATCACAGCATCTGGAACTTTTTAAAGACACAATTCTGGCAGTCGAGGGAGTCAAG GGATACAACCACCTCAGAGGAAGACGAGCTGGTTCGTCCTTATATCTTGATGTTGATATCGAG GTAGATCCTTTTTCTAGTGTTAGTGCTGCACATGATGTTGGAGAAAATGTACGTCGCCAAATTCAGCAATCCCATCCTGAAGTATCTGAAGTCTTCATACATATAG AGCCATCAACTTCACACATATCGCCTGACATAATTAACAATCAAAGAAACTTCAAAAACTCGGAGCACCAGAGTGGCACCGCCACATTGGAGCAAACAGATGTTGAGGATAATGTTTCCAATATATTGTCCTCCAATTTCCCAGAG AAAATGGTAGTCGAGCGCATTACTCGGCACATGCTGCAAGGACAGATATTTCTTGAAATCGAGGTTTCCATGCCACCCGAGATGTTGATCAG GGAGGCAGTAAAAGTTTCGAAAGAAGCAGAGAAAAAGATTCTGGAGGCTATGCCGAATATTATGCTCGTCTCCATTCAGCTGCGGCTCGGCCAGCCGATGCCCGAGTTGCAACAGTGA
- the LOC140833751 gene encoding metal tolerance protein C1 isoform X6, whose product MNHPILALNMTLISIAVKEGLYWITKMAGERTGSGLMKANAWHHRADAVSSIVALVGVGGSILGVRFLDPLAGLLVSGMILKAGIESGYQSVLELVDAAVPSQHLELFKDTILAVEGVKGYNHLRGRRAGSSLYLDVDIEVDPFSSVSAAHDVGENVRRQIQQSHPEVSEVFIHIEPSTSHISPDIINNQRNFKNSEHQSGTATLEQTDVEDNVSNILSSNFPEKMVVERITRHMLQGQIFLEIEVSMPPEMLIREAVKVSKEAEKKILEAMPNIMLVSIQLRLGQPMPELQQ is encoded by the exons ATGAACCACCCGATTCTTGCATTGAATATGACTCTGATATCTATAGCTGTTAAGGAAGG GCTATACTGGATAACAAAGATGGCAGGTGAGAGAACAGGCAGTGGCCTTATGAAAGCAAATGCTTGGCATCATCGTGCTGATGCTGTTTCATCAATAGTGGCTCTCGTTGGGGTTG GTGGATCTATTCTCGGGGTCAGGTTTCTGGATCCTCTTGCTGGACTTCTTGTCTCTGGGATGATTCTAAAAGCTGGAATTGAAAGTGGTTACCAGAG TGTCTTGGAACTGGTGGATGCTGCTGTTCCATCACAGCATCTGGAACTTTTTAAAGACACAATTCTGGCAGTCGAGGGAGTCAAG GGATACAACCACCTCAGAGGAAGACGAGCTGGTTCGTCCTTATATCTTGATGTTGATATCGAG GTAGATCCTTTTTCTAGTGTTAGTGCTGCACATGATGTTGGAGAAAATGTACGTCGCCAAATTCAGCAATCCCATCCTGAAGTATCTGAAGTCTTCATACATATAG AGCCATCAACTTCACACATATCGCCTGACATAATTAACAATCAAAGAAACTTCAAAAACTCGGAGCACCAGAGTGGCACCGCCACATTGGAGCAAACAGATGTTGAGGATAATGTTTCCAATATATTGTCCTCCAATTTCCCAGAG AAAATGGTAGTCGAGCGCATTACTCGGCACATGCTGCAAGGACAGATATTTCTTGAAATCGAGGTTTCCATGCCACCCGAGATGTTGATCAG GGAGGCAGTAAAAGTTTCGAAAGAAGCAGAGAAAAAGATTCTGGAGGCTATGCCGAATATTATGCTCGTCTCCATTCAGCTGCGGCTCGGCCAGCCGATGCCCGAGTTGCAACAGTGA
- the LOC140833752 gene encoding autophagy-related protein 18a-like produces MQGITSARAVVLDIISRVFLILFFSMATLCSFPSHPDSDPDPNLMLHPYLEQQQQPWPQHDPPDDDYSGRSSGADSAAPNPAAIDRAAKLLHVSFNQDYGCFSTGTDGGFRIYNCDPFREIFRRDFDCNGGIGAVEMLFRCNILALVGGGDAPQYPVNKVMIWDDHQSRCIGELSFRSEVRGVRLRRDRIVVVLEHKIYVYNFSDLKLLNQIETIANPKGLCAVSQIAGSFVLVCPGLQKGQVRVEHYASKRTKFILAHDSRMACFTLSQDGNFLATASSKGTLVRIFNTHDGSLLQEVRRGADRAEIYSLAFSPTAQWLAVSSDKDTVHVFSLKVNPGNVGSERSNSPPDSNTAVNTSISSLSFIKGVLPKYFSSEWSVAQFRLPEGSQHIAAFGHQKNTVVILGLDGSFYRCKFDPATGGEMAQLEYHNFLKPEEAF; encoded by the exons ATGCAGGGGATTACGAGCGCGAGAGCAGTTGTCCTTGATATAATTTCACGTGTGTTCCTTATTCTTTTCTTCTCCATGGCTACTCTCTGCAGCTTTCCCTCTCACCCGGATTCTGACCCGGACCCGAATCTCATGCTCCATCCGTACCTggagcagcagcagcagccatGGCCTCAACACGACCCGCCCGATGATGATTACTCCGGGAGATCTTCGGGCGCTGATTCCGCTGCACCAAACCCTGCTGCGATCGATCGCGCGGCGAAGCTTCTGCACGTGTCCTTCAATCAGGATTACGGTTGCTTCTCCACAGGAACCGACGGAGGCTTTAGAATCTACAACTGTGACCCCTTCCGCGAGATCTTCCGCCGTGATTTCGACTGCAACGGTGGCATTGGCGCTGTGGAGATGCTCTTCCGCTGCAATATCCTCGCTTTAGTTGGTGGCGGCGATGCGCCGCAGTATCCGGTGAACAAGGTCATGATCTGGGACGATCATCAGAGCCGGTGCATCGGGGAGCTTTCCTTTAGGTCTGAGGTTCGTGGGGTTCGATTACGAAGGGATAGAATCGTGGTTGTTCTGGAGCATAAGATATATGTCTATAATTTTTCGGATTTGAAGCTGTTGAATCAGATTGAAACGATCGCGAACCCCAAGGGTTTGTGTGCGGTGTCGCAGATAGCTGGGTCGTTTGTGTTGGTTTGTCCGGGTTTGCAGAAGGGACAGGTCAGGGTGGAGCATTACGCATCCAAGAGGACTAAGTTTATTCTTGCTCATGATTCGAGGATGGCCTGCTTTACATTGTCTCAGGATGGCAATTTTCTTGCCACGGCAAGCAGTAAAGGAACCCTGGTTCGAATTTTCAATACTCATGATGGTTCTTTATTGCAGGAG GTACGGAGGGGTGCAGACAGAGCGGAAATATATAGCCTGGCATTCTCACCCACTGCCCAGTGGCTGGCTGTCTCAAGTGATAAGGACACTGTTCATGTTTTTAGCCTAAAGGTTAATCCAGGAAATGTTGGAAGTGAGAGGTCTAATAGTCCCCCTGATTCAAATACTGCTGTTAACACTTCTATTTCTTCTCTCTCTTTCATCAAAG GAGTGCTCCCCAAGTACTTCAGTTCTGAATGGTCAGTGGCTCAGTTTCGGTTGCCTGAAGGATCTCAACACATTGCTGCATTTGGTCACCAAAAGAATACAGTCGTAATTCTTGGCTTGGATGGAAG TTTTTACCGATGCAAGTTCGACCCAGCAACGGGTGGGGAAATGGCACAGTTGGAGTATCATAATTTCCTCAAGCCTGAAGAAGCCTTCTAG